From the Rhizobium sp. ARZ01 genome, the window TACACGGACCCGCTGACGGGTCTCGGCAATACCTACCGCCTCAGGGATAAGGTTCGCCAGCTTGCAGCCGAGCGTGCCGAAGACCCGGCCCCCTTCGCAGTCGGCATCGCCAATCTCGACGGCTTCAAACCAATCAATGACCTTTTCGGCCCGCAAGCCGGCGACGAGATCCTCTGCCAGGTCGCCCATCGCCTGAAAGCTTGCATCCCGGACGGCGCGACCGTGACGCGCCACGGCGGTGACGAGTTTGCCTTCCTCTTCCCTCTCGTTTTCGAGCGCAAAGGTGCTGAGAAGATCGGCCAGATGCTGCGCGAAGTCCTCTCGGCCCCGTTCGATCTCGGCGACCGCAACGTTCGGCTGTCAGCTTCTTTCGGCCTTGCGATCTATCCCTTTGCCGGTGAAGAATTCGCTGACCTGCTCAAGAGCGCCGATACGGCTCTCTATCGCTCGAAGCGCCGCGGCCGCGGGCAGATAACGGTCTATTCGCAGGAAATCGCGCAGGAAATGAAGCGTGCCACCCATCTGGAGCAGGCGCTGCGCAACGCGATCATGGCCAATGAAGTCGACGTGCATTTCCAGCCGATCGTCAGCCTCCGCAATGACATGGTGGTCGGTTTCGAGGCGCTGGCGCGCTGGTGCGATGCCGATCTCGGTTACGTTTCGCCTGCCGTCTTCGTGCCGCTTGCCGAAGAGCGTGGCTTCATCGATACCCTCTCAGAAACTTTGCTTCGCAAGGCCGCCGAAGCCGCGCTCTCCTGGCCGAAGGAGCTGTTTCTCTCCTTCAACCTTTCGTCGGCGCAACTGATGGACCCCAAGACGAGCCTGACGACGCTTGCGATCCTCAACCGGGTCGGTTTGGATCCCCGCCGGCTTGAGCTCGAAATCACCGAAACAGCAGTGATGACGGATGCGGCAACGGCGCAGAAGATCGTTGCGGAACTGCGCGGCGCCGGCGTGCGGGTCTCGCTCGACGACTTCGGCACCGGCCAGTCCAGTCTTGGCCGCCTGCGCGACTTCACCTTTGACAAGGTGAAGATCGACCGCGCCTTCGTTTCGCGCATCTCCGACGATCGCGTATCCGAACACATCATCAAGGCGATCGTTGCGATGTGCGAGGGGCTCGACCTGGAGGTCGTGGCGGAAGGGATCGAGGATTTTTCCGAAGCTCTGAAACTGAAGGCGCTCGGTTGCGGCATGGGACAGGGCTATTTCTACGGAAAGCCCGCCGATGCGGTCGCAACGATGCGCTTCCTGGCTGAGCGCTACATGCGCGTCGAAGCAGAAGCGGCTTACGGTTGACTCCGCTCGAGCGATGGAATGGGCAATACACCGCGCATTAACCAATCGCCTTAGCCGGAAATAAATTCGCTCCTCCTAACGTAACGGCATCCGAATAAGAAACGGGGCAATAGGATGCTGCAGAACATCAAGGATATGCCGGTCAGGGGCAACGACCGTTCCAAGGTCCGTATCTTC encodes:
- a CDS encoding EAL domain-containing protein, which produces MKSGEYSDTDVSPSDLHAMAYTDPLTGLGNTYRLRDKVRQLAAERAEDPAPFAVGIANLDGFKPINDLFGPQAGDEILCQVAHRLKACIPDGATVTRHGGDEFAFLFPLVFERKGAEKIGQMLREVLSAPFDLGDRNVRLSASFGLAIYPFAGEEFADLLKSADTALYRSKRRGRGQITVYSQEIAQEMKRATHLEQALRNAIMANEVDVHFQPIVSLRNDMVVGFEALARWCDADLGYVSPAVFVPLAEERGFIDTLSETLLRKAAEAALSWPKELFLSFNLSSAQLMDPKTSLTTLAILNRVGLDPRRLELEITETAVMTDAATAQKIVAELRGAGVRVSLDDFGTGQSSLGRLRDFTFDKVKIDRAFVSRISDDRVSEHIIKAIVAMCEGLDLEVVAEGIEDFSEALKLKALGCGMGQGYFYGKPADAVATMRFLAERYMRVEAEAAYG